The proteins below come from a single Malus sylvestris chromosome 3, drMalSylv7.2, whole genome shotgun sequence genomic window:
- the LOC126614680 gene encoding inner membrane protein PPF-1, chloroplastic-like, with translation MAKTLISSTPFVGTSLPSVSLRGSYTLPYRSNGLATTRIRFSLHDSVPPINPFDHSPVDVASLLSRAEGLLYTIADAAVAVDPSSADAAAQKNGGWFGFISDAMEFVLKILKGGLDAVHVPYSYGFAIILLTVIVKLATLPLTKQQVESTLAMQNLQPKLKAIQKRYEGNTERIQLETSRLYRQAGINPLAGCLPTLATIPVWIGLYQALSNVANEGLLTEGFFWIPSLGGPTSIAARQSGSGISWLFPFVDGHPPLGWSDTAAYLVLPVLLVASQYVSMEIMKPPQTDDPAQKNTLLVFKFLPLMIGYFSLSVPSGLSIYWFINNILSTAQQVWLRRLGGAKPAVNENASGIITAGRAKRSDSQPVEAGSRFRKLREEEKKKQLSKALTNEEVQTSDSEVGPNEESNDKGEEVLEEVYGSGVGKELPNDPRPRRSKRSKRKRAV, from the exons ATGGCGAAGACTCTCATCTCATCCACACCGTTCGTCGGCACATCTCTGCCGTCTGTCTCCCTCCGTGGGTCCTACACTCTCCCCTACCGCAGCAACGGACTCGCCACCACCAGAATCAGGTTCAGCCTCCACGACTCCGTTCCTCCGATTAATCCCTTCGACCACTCCCCCGTCGACGTCGCCTCGCTTTTGAGCCGCGCCGAGGGGCTTCTTTACACGATTGCCGACGCCGCCGTCGCCGTCGACCCGAGCTCCGCCGATGCTGCAGCTCAGAAGAATGGCGGGTGGTTCGGCTTCATCTCCGACGCCATGGAGTTCGTGCTCAAG ATTTTGAAAGGCGGGCTCGATGCCGTGCACGTTCCGTATTCATACGGTTTTGCAATTATACTGCTTACGGTTATCGTTAAACTTGCCACACTGCCTCTCACAAAGCAACAG GTGGAATCGACGTTAGCGATGCAAAACCTTCAACCAAAACTTAAAGCCATACAAAAAAGATATGAGGGCAATACG GAAAGAATACAACTTGAGACATCACGGCTGTATCGGCAGGCAGGGATTAATCCATTGGCAG GGTGTTTACCAACTTTGGCCACAATACCGGTTTGGATAGGTCTATATCAAGCTCTTTCAAATGTGGCAAATGAG GGATTGTTGACAGAAGGTTTCTTTTGGATCCCCTCTTTGGGTGGCCCAACATCAATTGCTGCTCGACAAAGTGGTTCTGGCATTTCGTGGCTGTTTCCATTTGTG GATGGACATCCACCATTGGGCTGGTCTGACACTGCAGCATACCTTGTTTTGCCTGTCCTCCTTGTTGCTTCTCAGTATGTTTCAATGGAGATCATGAAGCCTCCACAG ACTGATGATCCAGCTCAAAAAAACACACTTCTTGTATTCAAGTTTCTTCCCCTCATGATTGGTTACTTCTCCTTGTCTGTTCCTTCAGGATTGTCAATTTACTG GTTCATAAACAATATCCTCAGCACAGCACAACAAGTATGGCTGCGCAGATTAGGAGGTGCAAAGCCTGCTGTGAATGAGAATGCAAGTGGAATCATTACAGCAGGACGTGCAAAGCGATCAGATTCTCAGCCAGTAGAGGCTGGCAGTAG ATTTAGGAAGttaagagaagaagagaaaaagaaacaatTGAGCAAGGCGTTAACAAATGAAGAGGTTCAGACTTCTGATTCTGAAGTTGGTCCAAATGAAGAAAGCAATGACAAg GGTGAGGAGGTTCTAGAAGAGGTGTATGGTTCTGGTGTTGGAAAGGAGCTTCCAAATGATCCTCGACCAAGGAGAAGCAAGCGATCTAAAAGGAAGCGTGCTGTATAA
- the LOC126614684 gene encoding uncharacterized protein LOC126614684, with translation MIRAMPTWHIKLLLPAYKKPCHTRHPKTFLFTVSMLNMRRQIPTHLLLVWLLLAASQYHHHTTYVQDIESVQFKLNTAQPASGSGSLGSRTRYVLPTKVGGRNIHKTPSGPNPVGNHRPPSKQ, from the exons ATGATTAGGGCAATGCCTACGTGGCATATAAAATTACTTCTTCCTGCTTATAAGAAGCCCTGCCACACCAGACATCCTAAAACATTCCTATTCACTGTTAGCATGCTCAACATGAGACGACAAATTCCCACTCATCTTCTCTTGGTTTGGCTCCTGCTTGCAGCTTCTCAATACCACCACCACACTACTTATGTTCAAGATATTGAATCAG TTCAGTTCAAGCTCAATACTGCACAGCCCGCCTCAGGTTCAGGGTCGTTGGGGTCAAGAACCAGATATGTTCTGCCTACTAAG GTCGGTGGAAGGAACATCCACAAAACTCCATCAGGACCAAACCCAGTAGGGAATCATCGCCCACCATCGAAGCAATGA